The genomic interval gtggagtaatcagttcagtcatgaacctattgaatgatggagcaggctcgaagggtggaGTCGCCTCCTCCTTCTCCGAATTCGTATGTCCGCATGTTTGCATGTCTGTATGCCCCAACTCTCACGTCAAAATAGGGAACAGGCCTCACCACCACTCCACGTGACCATGGTGATCAGGTCTGGCCTCGCCCTGTCACCATCCATACAGGACCAGCTCCCACTCCAAAACAATAGCAACAGGCAACGCCCCCGCTCTGTCAACATAGTGACCGACCTCAACCCCATTTAGCCCTCGCCCAACTCCCCCGTCACCATAGCGACAGGCTCAGACCCTGCTGTGCCACCAGAGCGacagatcccgcccccaagagcgtTGGGATGGGTCAATGATTCAATCCCTCACatcattgaattaatttaacaattcgaataaatggatatttcagcacattcttcacctgctcccgAAACTGAGTCTGGGTAacagcataaatcgcagtgtttgtgcagcaacccaGGAGCTGCAGCATAAAGCCCGCTTCCcgcacaacaccagggacagaccGATACCCCAACCAAAACATCCGGTTCCACAGCCAATACACCATCAACGTtgtccataacaggatgaaattggcagagataactaacagtaaaatgatggatttccttcggctctccatctctgggtctctgtgaTTCTCCCCATTGCTCtgaacccggagtctcctgcgacctctgttgctcactaaaatgtgcctgacggtcattgcattgagcaacagaatcacCACAAAGGGAACAAGCACCGTTAGACTGTGATTGAGGAACTCTATTGCTCCCCAGAACCACTTGGTCAGACCAGCCATTGTTACGTAACAAAACGTGGATTGGTTGAACAGCTGATAGCGAGTCATTAACATAAaaaaccagaagatgttctttagacagctcagcacagtcactgttcccagaaccacaaccgccgttttctcggtgcaatatttacttttcagcttctggcaacaaatggccacaaatcgatcaaaggtgaaagtgacagtgaaccagacagaacagtctgtggctgcgtaaagtagAACAGCATGGATATTACATATGGGGACGGACAATAGGAACAGAAATTGTgcccgataaacaatgggaatgtgcctcaatatcaggtcaaggataatgaccagtagatccgccactgccatggccaccaggtagcgagtgacacatttggagagaccacactttcttcgacacaggatcccaatcgtcagcaagttagctgtgaggaagggaaataaacagggaaGTCAGACATCAGGCTTGGAGCAAAGTTACAAGGACTCAACTTAACTGGGGTGTGGGGCTCCAGCAATACATCTGGTCCCAGACTcagtgtagtaccagcagtggctccGCCTCCCTGACTGGCCCGCTGACCCCCAAAACTTACCTTGTGTCCAGGACTCCAGTGATGgccctggttccagggatggagtacTTCCAG from Heterodontus francisci isolate sHetFra1 chromosome 49, sHetFra1.hap1, whole genome shotgun sequence carries:
- the LOC137358249 gene encoding probable G-protein coupled receptor 139, producing MDWNVTTMDQNLRAIDWNVTKTGQNLRTIDWEVVTMGKGLSSSFQALIADYDWITVAWRIYCALYVIQYFYYPILAILGVPANLLTIGILCRRKCGLSKCVTRYLVAMAVADLLVIILDLILRHIPIVYRAQFLFLLSVPICNIHAVLLYAATDCSVWFTVTFTFDRFVAICCQKLKSKYCTEKTAVVVLGTVTVLSCLKNIFWFFMLMTRYQLFNQSTFCYVTMAGLTKWFWGAIEFLNHSLTVLVPFVVILLLNAMTVRHILVSNRGRRRLRVQSNGENHRDPEMESRRKSIILLLVISANFILLWTTLMVYWLWNRMFWLGYRSVPGVVREAGFMLQLLGCCTNTAIYAVTQTQFREQVKNVLKYPFIRIVKLIQ